A window of Aeromicrobium sp. A1-2 contains these coding sequences:
- a CDS encoding FAD-binding oxidoreductase, translating to MTSSPRHVVVIGAGMVGLSTAWHLQSDGVRVTVLDRSGVAAGSSWGNAGWLAPALTLPLPDPAILASGVRDTLKSSSPVYVPFSANPRLLRFLAGFARHCTPTKWHSAMSVYSQINRLGLAAFDELADGGVAEPTHEAQPFLAGFATEADRETLVAEFRHVVEAGGATDYDLLTGHEIKQLEPSLGDGVTSGLALHGQRFINPGRYVHSLAESVRARGGEIIGGVRVRDVKDLGSAGVEVLTDGASVHADTAVLATGAWLGDLGRRHGVKKIVQAGRGYSFTVQPTHMPKNPVYFPSQRVACTPLGDGFRVAGMMEFRSPEDPLDPRRVNAIIDAVRPMLTGVDWDARTDEWVGSRPCTADGLPLIGATRSPRVFVSGGHGMWGIVLGPLSGRLLAQQITRGERHPLMQSFDPLR from the coding sequence ATGACTTCATCTCCCCGCCACGTCGTCGTGATCGGTGCCGGCATGGTCGGCCTCTCCACCGCGTGGCACCTGCAGTCCGACGGCGTGCGCGTGACCGTGCTCGATCGTTCGGGTGTCGCGGCCGGATCGTCGTGGGGCAACGCCGGCTGGCTCGCCCCGGCGCTGACTCTGCCGCTCCCGGACCCCGCGATCCTGGCCTCCGGGGTGCGGGACACGCTCAAGTCGTCGTCTCCTGTCTACGTCCCCTTCTCGGCCAATCCGCGCCTGCTCCGATTCCTGGCCGGATTCGCCCGGCACTGCACCCCGACCAAATGGCACAGCGCGATGTCGGTCTACAGCCAGATCAACCGACTCGGGCTCGCAGCCTTCGACGAACTGGCCGACGGGGGCGTCGCCGAGCCGACCCACGAGGCGCAGCCGTTCCTGGCCGGATTCGCCACCGAGGCCGATCGCGAGACCTTGGTGGCCGAGTTCCGCCACGTCGTCGAGGCCGGCGGCGCGACCGACTACGACCTGCTGACCGGGCACGAGATCAAGCAGCTCGAGCCGAGCCTCGGTGACGGCGTCACATCGGGTCTCGCCCTGCACGGCCAGCGCTTCATCAACCCCGGCCGCTACGTCCACTCGCTCGCGGAGTCCGTGCGGGCCCGCGGCGGCGAGATCATCGGCGGGGTGCGCGTGCGCGACGTCAAGGACCTGGGCAGCGCCGGCGTCGAGGTCCTGACCGATGGCGCCTCAGTCCATGCCGACACCGCGGTCCTCGCGACCGGCGCGTGGCTCGGCGACCTCGGTCGCCGACACGGCGTCAAGAAGATCGTGCAGGCCGGCCGCGGCTACAGCTTCACGGTCCAGCCGACACACATGCCCAAGAATCCCGTCTACTTCCCGAGCCAGCGCGTGGCCTGCACACCACTGGGCGATGGCTTCCGCGTGGCCGGGATGATGGAGTTCCGCAGCCCCGAGGATCCACTCGACCCACGCCGGGTCAACGCGATCATCGACGCGGTTCGCCCGATGCTGACAGGTGTCGACTGGGATGCCAGGACCGACGAGTGGGTTGGCTCCCGCCCCTGCACCGCCGACGGCCTGCCGCTGATCGGCGCGACCCGGTCGCCCCGGGTCTTCGTGTCCGGCGGCCACGGCATGTGGGGCATCGTGCTCGGACCGCTCAGCGGTCGACTGCTGGCTCAGCAGATCACCCGCGGCGAGCGCCACCCTTTGATGCAGAGCTTCGACCCGCTGCGCTGA
- a CDS encoding Lrp/AsnC family transcriptional regulator: MPNDVRELDDIDQRIVAALRSHGRMPNNALADRVGVAASTCLTRLRSLVERGVIAGFHAEVDPAWIGRPIQAMIAVRLRGDARGSINEFSDRLAEMPEVLNVFFLAGADDFHVHVAARDPDDLRAFVVDNLSSAPEVALTETNLIFEHKRGRLAD, translated from the coding sequence ATGCCGAATGATGTTCGCGAGTTGGACGACATCGACCAGCGGATCGTCGCGGCACTGCGCAGCCATGGCCGCATGCCGAACAATGCCTTGGCCGACCGGGTCGGTGTCGCGGCATCGACCTGCCTGACCCGTCTGCGCAGCCTGGTCGAGCGCGGTGTGATCGCGGGCTTTCATGCCGAGGTCGATCCGGCGTGGATCGGTCGCCCCATCCAGGCCATGATCGCGGTGCGCCTACGGGGCGATGCCCGTGGCTCGATCAACGAGTTCTCGGACCGACTCGCCGAGATGCCCGAAGTCCTGAACGTCTTCTTCCTCGCGGGCGCCGATGACTTCCACGTCCACGTGGCGGCCCGCGATCCTGATGACCTACGCGCGTTCGTCGTGGACAACCTGAGCTCGGCCCCCGAGGTGGCCCTGACCGAGACCAACCTGATCTTCGAGCACAAGCGCGGCCGGCTCGCCGACTGA
- the ald gene encoding alanine dehydrogenase, whose product MLVGVPREIKNHEYRVAITPAGVHELTRHGHDVVIESGAGLGSAISDDEYVAAGARMLDTAEAVWESADLVLKVKEPIAAEYGSMRRGQVLFTYLHLAASRECTDALLAAGTTSIAYETVQLPDRSLPLLAPMSEVAGRLAPQVGFQHLMASNGGRGVLPGGVPGVYPADVVVIGAGVSGVNAAEVARGMGARVEILDLDVAKLRQVDARFAGMITTVASNSFAIEKAVREADLVIGAVLVPGAKAPKLISDDLVATMRPGSVLVDIAIDQGGCFESSRPTTHDDPTFKVHDSIFYCVANMPGSVPRTSTYALTNVTLRYALALANKGWKQAVTDDAALAGGLSTHDGHLVNGPVGEALEMEITPLSAL is encoded by the coding sequence ATGCTGGTCGGTGTCCCCCGCGAGATCAAGAACCACGAGTACCGCGTCGCCATCACGCCCGCGGGCGTGCACGAGTTGACCCGTCACGGGCACGATGTCGTCATCGAGAGCGGCGCCGGTCTCGGCTCGGCGATCAGCGACGACGAGTACGTGGCCGCTGGGGCCAGGATGCTCGACACCGCAGAGGCCGTGTGGGAGTCCGCCGACCTGGTGCTCAAGGTCAAGGAACCGATCGCCGCCGAGTACGGCAGCATGCGCCGCGGACAGGTCCTGTTCACCTACCTCCACCTCGCCGCGAGCCGCGAGTGCACCGACGCACTCCTCGCTGCCGGGACGACGTCGATCGCCTACGAGACGGTCCAGCTGCCTGATCGCTCGCTGCCACTGCTGGCACCCATGTCGGAGGTCGCGGGTCGCCTCGCACCCCAGGTCGGCTTCCAGCACCTGATGGCGAGCAACGGTGGTCGCGGGGTCCTTCCCGGCGGCGTGCCGGGCGTGTATCCCGCCGACGTCGTGGTGATCGGCGCCGGAGTCTCGGGCGTCAACGCTGCCGAGGTCGCGCGCGGCATGGGCGCTCGGGTCGAGATCCTCGATCTGGACGTCGCCAAGCTGCGGCAGGTCGATGCCCGGTTCGCCGGGATGATCACGACTGTCGCCTCCAACTCGTTCGCGATCGAGAAGGCCGTGCGCGAGGCGGACCTCGTGATCGGCGCGGTCCTGGTGCCCGGCGCCAAGGCGCCCAAGCTCATCAGCGACGATCTCGTGGCCACGATGCGACCCGGATCGGTGCTCGTCGACATCGCGATCGATCAGGGCGGCTGCTTCGAGAGCTCGCGGCCCACGACCCACGACGACCCGACCTTCAAGGTCCACGACTCGATCTTCTACTGCGTCGCGAACATGCCCGGCTCCGTGCCACGGACCTCGACCTATGCTCTGACGAACGTGACACTGCGATACGCGCTGGCACTGGCCAACAAGGGCTGGAAGCAGGCCGTGACCGACGACGCTGCCCTCGCTGGCGGTCTCAGCACGCACGACGGCCATCTCGTCAACGGCCCGGTCGGCGAGGCCCTGGAGATGGAGATCACCCCGCTCAGCGCCCTCTGA
- a CDS encoding MFS transporter, with the protein MSAIAAYRALLRIVGPAYIFVAFLGRIPLAMSQLGVLVLVSAELDSYGAGGAAAGVLAVANAVGSPIAGSLADRVGQRPVVLVQSLVGAVGLAAIVVVATPDASRVLIFAVAGVTGFAMPQVGPLARVRWRPITRDAGDQRRLVDAAFSYEGAADEASFVLGPAMIGLLAIIAEPAGALLAAAVILAVFGSWFAVHPTSALVAKRSTTGGPGSAALWSVAFAVLVVAQLCIGTIFGSVQTGTAVLARTEGHAGVAGLIHAVLGIGSVTAGLAITALPERILYATRMLVAAVGLLVLALPLLLVDSIGALIGVIALLGFAVAPYMISNFALAGILVPVHRVGTAMTLLAGSTGIGYALGASVAGRLADDGGHTPAFAVTVAAAGAAVVLAAVANRALRRARPYTA; encoded by the coding sequence GTGTCAGCCATCGCCGCCTACCGCGCACTTCTGCGGATCGTCGGGCCCGCCTACATCTTCGTAGCCTTCCTCGGGCGAATTCCGCTTGCCATGAGCCAGCTCGGTGTCTTGGTCCTGGTGAGCGCCGAGCTCGACAGCTATGGTGCCGGCGGCGCCGCGGCCGGGGTCCTCGCGGTCGCCAACGCCGTGGGATCGCCGATCGCCGGGAGCCTCGCCGATCGGGTGGGGCAGCGACCCGTCGTCCTGGTGCAGTCGCTCGTGGGTGCGGTCGGTCTGGCGGCCATCGTCGTGGTGGCCACGCCCGATGCGTCCCGGGTGTTGATCTTCGCCGTGGCCGGCGTGACGGGGTTCGCGATGCCGCAGGTCGGCCCCCTCGCGCGGGTGCGTTGGAGGCCCATCACGCGGGATGCGGGCGACCAGCGACGACTCGTCGATGCCGCATTCTCCTACGAAGGCGCCGCCGACGAGGCGTCATTCGTCCTCGGCCCCGCCATGATCGGCCTGCTCGCGATCATCGCCGAGCCGGCCGGGGCGCTGCTGGCCGCCGCGGTGATCCTCGCGGTCTTCGGCTCGTGGTTCGCAGTTCACCCGACGTCGGCCCTGGTCGCGAAGCGCTCGACGACCGGCGGGCCAGGATCGGCCGCGCTGTGGTCGGTGGCCTTCGCGGTGCTCGTCGTGGCCCAGCTGTGCATCGGCACGATCTTCGGCAGCGTCCAGACCGGCACGGCGGTGCTGGCCCGCACGGAGGGGCATGCCGGGGTGGCCGGACTGATCCACGCCGTGCTGGGCATCGGCAGCGTCACGGCGGGGCTCGCCATCACCGCCCTGCCCGAGCGCATCTTGTACGCGACCCGCATGCTGGTCGCCGCCGTCGGTCTCCTGGTGCTCGCGCTGCCGCTGCTGCTCGTCGACTCGATCGGTGCGCTCATCGGGGTCATTGCGCTGTTGGGCTTCGCAGTCGCGCCCTACATGATCAGCAACTTCGCCCTCGCTGGGATCCTGGTCCCGGTTCACCGGGTCGGCACCGCGATGACGTTGCTCGCAGGGTCGACCGGCATCGGCTACGCCCTGGGTGCGTCGGTCGCGGGGCGGCTCGCCGACGACGGGGGCCACACCCCAGCGTTCGCCGTCACCGTGGCGGCGGCGGGTGCCGCGGTGGTGCTGGCCGCGGTCGCCAACCGGGCGCTGCGTCGCGCCCGGCCGTACACGGCCTGA
- a CDS encoding MFS transporter produces the protein MPLSRARRSTFAIFALNGFLLGMWVVNIPEIRDRTGASTVTLGYLLLLLGGSALLGMTVGGWLIDRFGSSIVTVVAGLGLSASVIGPALATSVAGLAVALGTLGLFNGTIDVAQNAHAVEVERAYGRPIISAFHAFFSLGGLLAALVGGGLIAVGADVRWSLAGAGAAGVVVTLAARSALLPPTAATTRAAGTPRARSPWNLRLAVLALLAFMLLLAEGVAYDWSTVHLHDSLGASKTLAAWAFGAFSITMTLVRLVADRVVARIGAAAYVQRAALVGAVGLLGAALAPSAGVAIAAWAVFGIGLAGCVPQFFSAAGNIDPAAAGTYLARVTGMGYLGLLAGPAIIGVLTQWVPLTTAFTVPIVGCLMAGLLAPSALRKVDA, from the coding sequence ATGCCGTTGTCCCGTGCCCGTCGCTCGACGTTCGCGATCTTCGCGCTCAACGGTTTCCTGCTCGGGATGTGGGTCGTCAACATCCCCGAGATCCGTGATCGCACGGGTGCCAGCACCGTCACGCTGGGCTACCTCCTGCTACTGCTCGGAGGCAGCGCCCTGCTCGGCATGACGGTCGGCGGCTGGCTGATCGACCGATTCGGCAGCAGCATCGTGACGGTCGTCGCCGGGCTGGGGCTGAGCGCCAGCGTGATCGGCCCCGCACTCGCGACCAGCGTCGCGGGACTCGCGGTCGCACTCGGCACGCTCGGCCTCTTCAACGGCACGATCGACGTCGCCCAGAACGCCCACGCGGTCGAGGTCGAGCGAGCGTACGGGCGACCGATCATCAGCGCCTTCCACGCGTTCTTCTCGCTCGGCGGGCTGCTCGCGGCGCTGGTCGGCGGCGGCCTGATCGCTGTGGGGGCCGATGTCCGCTGGAGCCTCGCCGGGGCTGGCGCAGCCGGTGTCGTGGTGACGCTGGCCGCCCGGTCGGCGCTGCTACCTCCAACCGCGGCGACGACCCGGGCCGCCGGCACCCCGCGGGCGCGCTCGCCGTGGAACCTGCGCCTCGCGGTCCTGGCGCTCCTCGCGTTCATGCTCCTGCTGGCGGAGGGCGTCGCCTACGACTGGAGCACGGTGCACCTGCACGACTCGCTCGGCGCCAGCAAGACCCTCGCAGCGTGGGCCTTCGGCGCCTTCTCGATCACCATGACCCTGGTGCGGCTGGTGGCAGACCGGGTCGTTGCCCGGATCGGCGCCGCAGCGTACGTCCAGCGTGCCGCCCTGGTCGGCGCGGTCGGCCTGCTCGGCGCGGCGCTCGCCCCGAGTGCCGGTGTCGCGATCGCGGCGTGGGCGGTGTTCGGGATCGGCTTGGCTGGCTGCGTGCCGCAGTTCTTCAGCGCAGCGGGCAACATCGATCCGGCAGCTGCCGGCACGTACCTCGCCAGGGTGACCGGGATGGGCTACCTCGGGCTGCTGGCCGGCCCGGCAATCATCGGGGTCCTGACCCAGTGGGTGCCCCTCACGACGGCGTTCACGGTCCCCATCGTCGGGTGCCTCATGGCTGGGCTGCTCGCACCGTCGGCACTGCGCAAGGTCGACGCGTGA
- a CDS encoding uracil-DNA glycosylase, which yields MNGPLGELMAPDWAEALAPFADQIAAMGQFLRDESGAGRPSLPTSDAILRAFAEPMANVKVLIVGQDPYPTPGHAMGLSFSVAPDVRPVPRSLGNIFTELEADLGVARSPSGDLTPWARQGVLLLNRVLTVRPGEAASHRGKGWEAVTEQAIRALASRGTPLVAILWGRQAQGLAPMLGDVPRIESTHPSPLSASRGFFGSRPFSRANHLLATQGAQQVDWSLDH from the coding sequence GTGAACGGCCCGCTCGGCGAGCTCATGGCACCGGACTGGGCCGAGGCACTTGCGCCGTTCGCCGACCAGATCGCCGCGATGGGGCAGTTCCTTCGGGACGAGAGCGGGGCCGGACGTCCTAGTCTGCCCACGAGCGATGCCATCCTGCGGGCGTTCGCCGAGCCGATGGCCAACGTCAAAGTGCTGATCGTCGGGCAGGACCCCTACCCGACCCCGGGCCACGCGATGGGCCTGTCGTTCTCCGTCGCGCCTGACGTACGGCCGGTGCCACGCAGCCTGGGCAACATCTTCACCGAGCTCGAGGCCGACCTGGGTGTCGCCCGCTCCCCCAGCGGTGACCTGACCCCCTGGGCCCGGCAGGGCGTCCTCCTGCTCAACCGGGTGCTGACGGTTCGCCCCGGCGAGGCGGCAAGCCATCGCGGCAAGGGGTGGGAGGCCGTGACCGAGCAGGCGATCCGCGCGCTCGCCTCCCGGGGCACCCCGCTGGTGGCGATTCTCTGGGGTCGGCAGGCACAGGGGCTGGCGCCGATGCTGGGTGACGTGCCGCGGATCGAGTCGACGCACCCCAGCCCGCTGTCGGCCTCACGCGGCTTCTTCGGGTCTCGACCGTTCAGCCGCGCCAACCATCTGCTCGCCACCCAGGGTGCACAACAGGTCGACTGGTCGCTGGACCACTAG
- a CDS encoding AI-2E family transporter has protein sequence MAEQGKIRDRGVVIDEGFAGMQRWGLRIVIIAAAAWIIGWIIGHTWMVLYPVSLALILSTVLAPPVSWLRARKVPSGLAAAAVVLGFIGVVVGIIAILTPQVADKSGEVAAGATDGLQKIRDWVTGEPLSLSDGQITSAIEAVQDKVTSSASAISSGVFSTIGTATSVIINLVLILMLTFFFVKDGHKFLPWITTLGGARTGTHLAEVLGRSWNTLGGFIRTQSLVALIDAVIIGTGLAILGSPLAIPLAVITFFGGYIPIIGAFVSGGLAVLVTLVTNDPRDALIALIIVVAVQQLEGNVLSPWLQGKNMNLHAAVVLMSVTAGGTVFGITGAFLAVPVVATIAEILRYTNEHIDDSVSVLAPKLDSEAAETLDAD, from the coding sequence GTGGCCGAACAGGGGAAGATCCGTGACCGTGGCGTCGTGATCGACGAGGGTTTCGCGGGCATGCAGCGATGGGGTCTGCGGATCGTGATCATCGCCGCCGCCGCGTGGATCATCGGCTGGATCATCGGCCACACCTGGATGGTGCTCTACCCCGTCTCGCTGGCACTGATCCTGTCGACCGTCCTGGCTCCGCCGGTCTCTTGGCTGCGGGCCCGCAAGGTCCCGTCCGGACTGGCCGCGGCGGCCGTCGTGCTGGGATTCATCGGCGTCGTCGTCGGCATCATCGCGATCCTGACCCCGCAGGTCGCCGACAAGTCCGGCGAGGTCGCCGCCGGCGCCACGGACGGGTTGCAGAAGATTCGTGACTGGGTCACGGGCGAGCCACTCAGCCTGTCAGACGGGCAGATCACGAGCGCGATCGAGGCCGTGCAGGACAAGGTCACCTCCAGCGCCAGCGCGATCAGCTCGGGCGTGTTCTCGACTATCGGCACCGCGACCTCGGTCATCATCAACCTGGTCCTGATCCTGATGCTGACATTTTTCTTCGTCAAGGACGGCCACAAGTTCCTCCCGTGGATCACGACCCTCGGTGGGGCACGCACCGGCACACACCTTGCCGAGGTGCTCGGACGCTCGTGGAACACCCTCGGCGGATTCATCCGGACCCAGAGCCTCGTGGCCCTCATCGATGCCGTCATCATCGGCACGGGCCTGGCGATCCTCGGGTCACCCCTCGCCATTCCGCTGGCGGTCATCACCTTCTTCGGCGGCTACATCCCGATCATCGGTGCATTCGTGAGCGGTGGGCTGGCTGTCCTCGTGACCCTCGTGACGAACGATCCCAGGGACGCGTTGATCGCGTTGATCATCGTGGTTGCGGTGCAGCAGCTGGAGGGCAACGTCCTGTCGCCGTGGTTGCAGGGCAAGAACATGAACCTGCATGCTGCCGTCGTGCTGATGTCGGTCACCGCCGGCGGCACCGTCTTCGGCATCACCGGCGCCTTCCTTGCCGTCCCGGTCGTCGCCACGATCGCCGAGATCCTCCGTTACACCAACGAGCACATCGACGACTCGGTGTCGGTCCTCGCCCCCAAGCTCGACTCCGAGGCCGCCGAGACCCTCGACGCCGACTGA
- a CDS encoding IclR family transcriptional regulator has protein sequence MAVETAQTLDRGLRILSLVAASDSRFTIKEIAESLGISRTVAYRLIVTLEERDLLQRDEQGRLGAGFGMMAFRNAYLPELKSRAYAALTELADSSRATAHLTIADGDDAVALLVVEPGRSDLHVAYRVGARHRLDTGAAGKAILLGRQHAGGATPMASTSGELQPGAEGLAAPVLGVPGLEASIGIVSLHHIDAAVEPLVLKAARAVTEALTAGS, from the coding sequence ATGGCGGTCGAGACGGCACAGACCCTGGATCGCGGACTGCGCATCCTGTCGCTCGTCGCGGCCTCGGACTCCCGCTTCACGATCAAGGAGATCGCCGAGTCACTCGGGATCAGCCGCACCGTGGCCTATCGGCTCATCGTGACCCTGGAGGAGCGCGACCTGCTGCAGCGCGACGAGCAGGGCCGCCTGGGTGCGGGGTTCGGCATGATGGCATTCCGCAACGCCTACCTCCCCGAGCTCAAGTCCCGGGCGTACGCAGCGCTGACCGAGCTGGCCGACTCGAGCCGCGCCACGGCCCACCTGACGATTGCCGACGGCGACGATGCCGTGGCGCTCCTGGTCGTCGAGCCCGGCCGCAGCGACCTGCACGTGGCGTACCGTGTCGGGGCGCGCCACCGGCTGGACACCGGCGCAGCGGGCAAGGCGATCCTGCTGGGGCGGCAGCACGCAGGTGGCGCAACCCCGATGGCCAGCACCTCCGGCGAGCTGCAGCCGGGCGCCGAGGGGCTCGCGGCACCCGTGCTGGGTGTGCCAGGCCTGGAGGCGTCGATCGGCATCGTCAGTCTGCACCACATCGATGCGGCTGTGGAGCCCCTGGTGCTCAAGGCGGCCCGAGCCGTCACCGAGGCGCTCACCGCCGGCTCCTAG
- the fahA gene encoding fumarylacetoacetase: MSAGFGLAHLPYAAVTYAGRELIVVRLGDDVIDLAALASASPPPGVDPAVLATPDLGALMAAGPRVWAAARTWLQDVLASGTSTARIPVAEVVTRMPFAVADFVDFYASLEHASNLGRIFRPDAEPLLPNWRHLPVGYHGRAGTVVASGTPVVRPSGQQRPGPDGRPGFGPSRALDIEAELGFVVGTPSEQGRPVGTDAFADHVFGVTLLNDWSARDIQAWEYVPLGPFLGKSFATSISPWITPLAALDAARVPLPGQDPAPLDYLVVQGPAGYAIDLEVDLNGTAVSRPPYAAMYWSPAQMLAHMTVNGASLRTGDLYGSGTISGSEPNRRGSLLELSWGGTEPFALDDGSTRTYLEDGDTVTLRATAPGADGEVLTLGEVTGTIVG; this comes from the coding sequence ATGAGCGCGGGATTCGGACTGGCGCACCTGCCGTACGCCGCAGTCACATACGCCGGCCGCGAGCTCATCGTCGTGCGTCTGGGCGACGACGTCATCGACCTGGCCGCGCTGGCCTCGGCGTCCCCGCCGCCGGGCGTCGATCCGGCGGTGCTGGCGACGCCGGACCTCGGTGCGCTGATGGCAGCCGGCCCCCGCGTGTGGGCGGCGGCGCGCACGTGGCTGCAGGACGTCCTCGCCTCCGGTACGTCGACCGCGCGCATCCCCGTGGCCGAGGTCGTGACCCGCATGCCGTTCGCGGTCGCCGACTTCGTCGACTTTTACGCCTCGCTGGAGCACGCTTCCAACCTCGGCCGGATCTTCCGTCCCGACGCAGAGCCGCTGCTGCCCAACTGGCGCCACCTCCCGGTCGGCTATCACGGGCGGGCCGGGACCGTCGTGGCGTCGGGCACGCCGGTTGTGCGTCCGAGTGGTCAGCAGCGCCCGGGCCCGGACGGCCGGCCCGGCTTCGGACCGTCGCGTGCGCTCGACATCGAGGCCGAGCTGGGGTTCGTGGTGGGCACCCCGAGCGAGCAGGGTCGGCCGGTCGGCACGGACGCCTTCGCCGATCACGTCTTCGGCGTCACGCTGCTCAACGACTGGTCGGCGCGAGACATCCAGGCGTGGGAGTACGTCCCGCTCGGGCCGTTCCTCGGCAAGTCGTTCGCGACCTCGATCTCGCCGTGGATCACCCCGCTCGCTGCCCTGGACGCAGCGCGCGTCCCGCTGCCCGGACAGGATCCTGCGCCGCTGGACTACCTCGTGGTGCAGGGCCCGGCCGGCTACGCGATCGATCTCGAGGTCGATCTCAACGGCACGGCGGTGTCGCGTCCCCCTTACGCAGCGATGTACTGGTCGCCGGCCCAGATGCTGGCCCACATGACGGTCAACGGCGCCTCGCTGCGCACAGGCGACCTCTACGGCTCCGGCACGATATCGGGCTCGGAGCCCAATCGGCGTGGATCGTTGCTCGAGCTGTCGTGGGGCGGGACCGAGCCCTTCGCCCTCGACGACGGCAGCACCCGGACCTACCTCGAGGACGGTGACACCGTCACGCTTCGAGCCACGGCGCCCGGCGCCGACGGCGAGGTGCTGACGCTCGGCGAGGTCACCGGCACGATCGTCGGCTAG
- a CDS encoding homogentisate 1,2-dioxygenase, with translation MTFYRSAGTIPPKRHTQFRTAEGALHHEELMGEEGFSSDSSLLYHRGVPSAIVGSEIWDLPDHTTAANHPLKPRHLRLPALFAESDPGSIDLVTGRRLVLGNGDVRIAYVVGNAASPMYRNAIGDECVFIESGHGTVETVFGSLPFRTGDYVVIPRATTHRWLPDGTVRAYAIESNSHVAPPRRYLSRYGQLLEHAPYCERDLHGPPEPLVAEGRDVEVLVKHRGSGPSGIVGSILTYDTHPFDVVGWDGCLYPYTFNVADFEPITGRIHQPPPVHQVFEGQNFVICNFVPRKVDYHPLAVPVPYYHSNVDSDEVMFYVDGDYEARKGSGIAIGSISLHPGGYAHGPQPSAIEASLGVEAFDELAVMVDTFRPLELGEGGAATDDGVYAWSWAGRRL, from the coding sequence GTGACCTTCTACCGCAGTGCGGGCACCATCCCGCCCAAGCGTCACACCCAGTTCCGCACCGCCGAGGGCGCCCTGCACCACGAGGAGCTGATGGGCGAGGAGGGGTTCTCCAGCGACTCCTCGCTGCTCTATCACCGTGGCGTCCCGTCGGCGATCGTCGGCTCGGAGATCTGGGACCTCCCCGACCACACGACCGCCGCGAACCACCCACTCAAACCCCGCCACCTGCGGCTGCCCGCACTGTTCGCCGAGAGCGACCCCGGGTCGATCGACCTGGTGACAGGTCGTCGACTCGTGCTGGGCAACGGCGACGTTCGCATCGCGTACGTCGTCGGGAACGCGGCGTCACCGATGTACCGCAACGCGATCGGCGACGAGTGCGTCTTCATCGAGTCTGGCCACGGGACAGTCGAGACGGTGTTCGGCAGCCTGCCCTTTCGCACAGGTGACTACGTCGTGATTCCCCGGGCCACGACGCACCGCTGGCTGCCCGACGGGACGGTCCGGGCGTATGCGATCGAGTCCAACAGCCACGTCGCACCACCCAGGCGCTATCTCTCCCGATACGGCCAGCTGCTCGAGCACGCGCCGTACTGCGAGCGAGACCTGCACGGTCCGCCCGAGCCACTGGTCGCGGAGGGGCGTGACGTCGAGGTGCTGGTGAAGCACCGCGGATCCGGCCCGAGCGGAATCGTCGGCAGCATCCTGACCTACGACACCCACCCGTTCGACGTCGTGGGCTGGGACGGGTGCCTTTACCCCTACACGTTCAACGTCGCCGACTTCGAGCCCATCACCGGGAGGATCCACCAGCCGCCGCCGGTGCACCAGGTCTTCGAGGGGCAGAACTTTGTGATCTGCAACTTCGTGCCGCGCAAGGTCGACTACCACCCGCTCGCGGTCCCGGTGCCGTACTACCACTCCAACGTCGACTCCGACGAGGTCATGTTCTACGTCGACGGTGACTACGAGGCGCGCAAGGGCTCCGGCATCGCGATCGGGTCGATCTCGCTGCATCCCGGGGGGTACGCGCACGGCCCCCAGCCCAGCGCGATCGAGGCGAGCCTCGGCGTCGAGGCGTTCGACGAGCTCGCCGTCATGGTCGACACATTCCGACCGCTCGAGCTCGGCGAGGGCGGGGCGGCGACCGACGACGGTGTCTACGCCTGGTCGTGGGCCGGCCGCCGCCTCTAG